A single region of the Manihot esculenta cultivar AM560-2 chromosome 12, M.esculenta_v8, whole genome shotgun sequence genome encodes:
- the LOC110628796 gene encoding uncharacterized protein LOC110628796 isoform X1 codes for MGLQQGPRTWDFTVDVFPHMDPPSAQHPRTAHSRLNSRTWAISTRGQQLAIRTTPLHLFKGSSVHNSIPILIRQCSAQGRRQNSISFDLPPSTMLLSNYLLHLLSRLLFQETEPAAVRKAAINTAAQTTPAEFVAIQKTAYAEITEQALPAVQEIAHTEITSTEPESAEPALANTAAEIAQTAAEMAEFHVQSTAPVQRPAGPAVHADIESENPAKRAPIPRERTLRELAAPVDDQEIAPLPTNRLLHP; via the exons ATGGGACTTCAACAAGGGCCACGCACATGGGACTTCACCGTGGACGTTTTCCCACACATGGACCCACCGAGCGCTCAACACCCACGGACAGCCCACTCACGCCTCAACTCTCGCACGTGGGCCATCAGCACGCGTGGACAGCAATTGGCAATTAGGACCACTCCTctgcacctatttaaaggctctTCAGTGCACAATTCAATCCCAATTCTAATTCGGCAGTGCTCGGCGCAAGGTAGAAGGCAGAATTCAATATCCTtcg ATCTGCCACCCTCAACAATGCTACTGAGCAATTACCTTCTGCACCTACTGTCAAGACTGCTGTTCCAAGAAACAGAACCAGCTGCTGTCCGAAAGGCAGCCATAAACACTGCTGCTCAAACAACACCTGCTGAATTTGTTGCTATCCAAAAAACAGCATATGCAGAAATCACAGAACAAGCGTTACCTGCTGTCCAGGAGATAGCACACACAGAAATTACCTCAACAGAACCAGAATCTGCAGAACCAGCCCTTGCAAACACAGCTGCAGAAATTGCCCAAACAGCTGCTGAGATGGCTGAATTTCATGTGCAATCTACTGCCCCTGTTCAAAGACCAGCTGGACCTGCTGTACATGCTGATATTGAATCAGAAAATCCAGCCAAGAGGGCACCaataccaagagaaagaacactgagagagttggcagcccctgTTGATGATCAAgaaattgcccctttaccgacTAATAGACTTCTCCATCCCTAA
- the LOC110628796 gene encoding uncharacterized protein LOC110628796 isoform X2: MGLQQGPRTWDFTVDVFPHMDPPSAQHPRTAHSRLNSRTWAISTRGQQLAIRTTPLHLFKGSSVHNSIPILIRQCSAQGRRQNSISFDLPPSTMLLSNYLLHLLSRLLFQETEPAAVRKAAINTAAQTTPAEFVAIQKTAYAEITEQALPAVQEIAHTEITSTEPESAEPALANTAAEIAQTAAEMAEFHVQSTAPVQRPAGPAAPIPLLMIKKLPLYRLIDFSIPKMLVYPQEHP, from the exons ATGGGACTTCAACAAGGGCCACGCACATGGGACTTCACCGTGGACGTTTTCCCACACATGGACCCACCGAGCGCTCAACACCCACGGACAGCCCACTCACGCCTCAACTCTCGCACGTGGGCCATCAGCACGCGTGGACAGCAATTGGCAATTAGGACCACTCCTctgcacctatttaaaggctctTCAGTGCACAATTCAATCCCAATTCTAATTCGGCAGTGCTCGGCGCAAGGTAGAAGGCAGAATTCAATATCCTtcg ATCTGCCACCCTCAACAATGCTACTGAGCAATTACCTTCTGCACCTACTGTCAAGACTGCTGTTCCAAGAAACAGAACCAGCTGCTGTCCGAAAGGCAGCCATAAACACTGCTGCTCAAACAACACCTGCTGAATTTGTTGCTATCCAAAAAACAGCATATGCAGAAATCACAGAACAAGCGTTACCTGCTGTCCAGGAGATAGCACACACAGAAATTACCTCAACAGAACCAGAATCTGCAGAACCAGCCCTTGCAAACACAGCTGCAGAAATTGCCCAAACAGCTGCTGAGATGGCTGAATTTCATGTGCAATCTACTGCCCCTGTTCAAAGACCAGCTGGACCTGCT GCACCaata cccctgTTGATGATCAAgaaattgcccctttaccgacTAATAGACTTCTCCATCCCTAAGATGCTTGTCTACCCACAGG